The sequence GAGCGCATTAACGGCAAAACCAAACCGCTCGGCGCTTTGGGCCAGTTAGAGCGGTTAGCGCTGCAACTAGGCATGATCCAAAACAGCAACCAGCCCAACTTAAGCCAGCCACAAATTTGCGTATTTGCCGCCGACCATGGCCTTGCTCGCCATGGTACTTCGGCCTACCCCAGCGCCGTGACCGCACAAATGGTGCACAATATTTTAAGGGGTGGTGCGGCCATTAGCGTGTTTGCGCGCCAGCACGTCATCAACCTGCAAGTAGTGGACGCAGGCGTGGCCACAGATTTGCCCGCTCATCCGCAATTGCTCAATCATAAAATACGCCATGCCAGCCGTGATGCGCTTACCGAGCCCGCCATGAGCGATGATGAATGCATGGCGGCACTGAAAACGGGCATGGCCATCGTCCGTCAACTGCCGGGCAATATTTTAATGGTGGGTGAGATGGGCATCGGCAACACCTCAGCCGCCAGTTTATTGCTCGCACGCTTAGGTAAACTGCCCTTAAGTGCGTGCATTGGTCGTGGCACTGGGCTGGACGACGCAGGTTTAAGCCATAAAGAGCACATTCTCACGCAAGTGCTGGCGCGCCACACAAACGCTTGCTCCCCCTTTGCAGCACTGGCCGCACTGGGTGGATTAGAAATAGCCATGATGACAGGCGCGCTTATTGAAGCGGCGAGCCAAAGACGCATCTTATTGATGGACGGCTTTATTGCCGGCGTCGCCCTACTGGTGGCCGAGCAGCTAGCTCCAGGCGTATGCCAATATGCGGTGTTTGCGCATCAATCGGCCGAGCCTGGTCATCGCCATCTATTGGCACTGTTAGACGCCGAACCGCTGTTACAATTACAACTGCGCTTAGGAGAAGGCAGTGGTGCCGCACTGGCCTACCCGTTATTGCAATCCGCTTGTTTGTTTTTAAGCCAAATGGCCAGCTTTAAAGATGCCGGCATTAGCGAGCAAGCGCAATAATGACAGCACTCACCTTCACTCAGCGCTTAACCCAATTACTGGTACAAGAAGGCCGCTTATTACTGGTGGCCATGCAATTTTTAACTCGCCTACCGGTGCCGGCTTTTAAGCACTATCAAGCTCAATGGTTGCACCAAAGCAGTCGGCATTTTCCCGCCGTGGGGCTCTTAGTAGGTTTGCTGTGTGCCGGCACTTTTTGGCTAAGCTGGCTGTTGTTTACCCCCTTAGTCGCCGCCGTGGCCTGCACGGCGCTGGGCATAAAAATCAC comes from Oceanisphaera profunda and encodes:
- the cobT gene encoding nicotinate-nucleotide--dimethylbenzimidazole phosphoribosyltransferase — translated: MPDVSPPKPSTLPGPYLPLIPSLANPILQAELTERINGKTKPLGALGQLERLALQLGMIQNSNQPNLSQPQICVFAADHGLARHGTSAYPSAVTAQMVHNILRGGAAISVFARQHVINLQVVDAGVATDLPAHPQLLNHKIRHASRDALTEPAMSDDECMAALKTGMAIVRQLPGNILMVGEMGIGNTSAASLLLARLGKLPLSACIGRGTGLDDAGLSHKEHILTQVLARHTNACSPFAALAALGGLEIAMMTGALIEAASQRRILLMDGFIAGVALLVAEQLAPGVCQYAVFAHQSAEPGHRHLLALLDAEPLLQLQLRLGEGSGAALAYPLLQSACLFLSQMASFKDAGISEQAQ